From the genome of Amycolatopsis sp. NBC_01488, one region includes:
- a CDS encoding DNA-3-methyladenine glycosylase I produces MSELLGADGVARCSWGNSTPDYVSYHDEEWGTPLHGQDELYERLCLESFQSGLSWITILRKREGFRKAFKQFKPAKVAKFGDADVERLMQDASIVRNRAKILAAIKNAQAIATLDTSLDDLLWSFAPAVHVRPKTMADVPAITDESKAMAKELKKRGFVFLGPTTCYALMQATGMVDDHVKGCFRAS; encoded by the coding sequence ATGAGTGAGCTTCTCGGCGCCGACGGCGTCGCGCGGTGCAGCTGGGGCAATTCGACCCCGGACTACGTTTCGTACCACGACGAGGAGTGGGGCACGCCGCTCCACGGGCAGGACGAGCTGTACGAGCGGCTGTGCCTCGAGTCGTTCCAGTCGGGGCTCTCGTGGATCACGATCCTGCGCAAGCGGGAGGGCTTTCGGAAGGCGTTCAAGCAGTTCAAGCCGGCGAAGGTGGCGAAGTTCGGCGACGCCGACGTCGAGCGGCTGATGCAGGACGCGTCGATCGTCCGGAACCGGGCGAAGATCCTCGCCGCGATCAAGAACGCGCAGGCCATCGCCACTTTGGACACTTCGCTGGACGACCTGCTGTGGTCGTTCGCGCCCGCTGTGCACGTCCGCCCCAAGACGATGGCCGACGTCCCGGCGATCACGGACGAGTCGAAGGCGATGGCCAAGGAGCTGAAGAAGCGCGGCTTCGTCTTCCTCGGCCCGACGACGTGCTACGCGCTGATGCAGGCCACCGGCATGGTCGACGACCACGTCAAGGGCTGCTTCCGCGCGTCGTGA
- a CDS encoding SRPBCC family protein, with product MTDLILSVDVRAPAGTTWLALTDWTRQGEWMLGTDVQVVEGNGRSVGSRLAAFTGIAGIGFTDKMEITSWEPPVRCAVRHLGRVVQGTATFQVVPKGAQRSTFVWAEHLRLPFGPLGRLGWPVVRPAFALGVRQSLRRFAKFAENYSVGGDE from the coding sequence GTGACCGATCTGATCCTGTCGGTCGACGTCCGCGCACCGGCCGGGACCACCTGGCTCGCGCTGACGGACTGGACACGCCAGGGCGAGTGGATGCTCGGCACCGACGTCCAGGTCGTCGAGGGCAACGGCCGCAGCGTCGGGTCGCGGCTGGCGGCGTTCACCGGGATCGCGGGCATCGGCTTCACGGACAAGATGGAGATCACCAGCTGGGAGCCGCCGGTCCGGTGCGCGGTCCGCCACCTCGGCCGCGTCGTCCAGGGCACGGCCACGTTCCAGGTGGTGCCGAAGGGCGCGCAGCGCTCGACGTTCGTCTGGGCCGAGCACCTGCGGCTGCCGTTCGGGCCGCTGGGCCGGCTCGGCTGGCCGGTGGTGCGGCCGGCGTTCGCGCTGGGGGTGCGCCAGTCGCTGCGGCGGTTCGCGAAGTTCGCGGAGAACTATTCGGTGGGTGGGGATGAGTGA
- a CDS encoding DivIVA domain-containing protein codes for MTTALIYLVVMLLVAAVVFLLAAVVFGRGEELAPLPPGSSPTRLPAEDITGEDLGEVRFQLVLRGYKMSEVDWVMRRLGVELDELRARVAELEQRERERESSPEGAQ; via the coding sequence GTGACGACCGCGCTGATCTACCTCGTAGTCATGCTGCTGGTGGCCGCCGTGGTGTTCCTGCTCGCCGCGGTGGTCTTCGGCCGGGGTGAGGAGCTGGCCCCGCTGCCGCCGGGCAGCTCGCCGACGCGGCTGCCCGCCGAGGACATCACCGGCGAGGACCTCGGCGAGGTCCGGTTCCAGCTGGTGCTGCGCGGCTACAAGATGTCCGAAGTGGACTGGGTGATGCGGCGCCTCGGCGTCGAGCTCGACGAGCTGCGCGCCCGGGTCGCCGAGCTGGAGCAGCGCGAACGCGAGCGGGAAAGCTCGCCAGAAGGCGCCCAGTGA
- a CDS encoding permease prefix domain 1-containing protein has protein sequence MIDEYLGDLDRRLHGCGKFKADLLDEARDGLHDAADAYRAGGWSDEDAEHRAVADFGPAAVVARDYQAELGMLSGVRTLWKLVIGVPAMQISWDYARILTYGAWTNLPSSTPEWYRVVAHTTHGAVFVVPVIGVLALLGTRWLSRRLDAVRLARFCGVLIALAVGINLASVGLLIGSTGIVDVSRLFLSVPCAVLMVAWVLLSLRLVVLARRSWGGYATIVA, from the coding sequence ATGATCGACGAGTACCTGGGGGACCTCGACCGGCGGTTGCACGGCTGCGGCAAGTTCAAGGCCGACCTCCTCGACGAGGCCCGTGACGGGCTGCACGACGCCGCCGACGCCTACCGCGCGGGCGGCTGGAGCGACGAAGACGCCGAGCACCGCGCCGTCGCCGACTTCGGACCGGCGGCCGTCGTCGCCCGCGACTACCAGGCCGAGCTCGGCATGCTCAGCGGCGTCCGGACGCTGTGGAAGCTCGTCATCGGCGTCCCGGCGATGCAGATCTCGTGGGACTACGCCCGGATCCTGACCTACGGCGCCTGGACTAACCTGCCGTCGTCGACCCCGGAGTGGTACCGCGTCGTCGCGCACACCACCCACGGCGCGGTGTTCGTCGTGCCGGTCATCGGGGTGCTCGCCCTGCTGGGCACCCGCTGGCTCAGCCGCCGGCTCGACGCTGTCCGGCTGGCCCGGTTCTGCGGCGTCCTGATCGCGCTGGCCGTCGGCATCAACCTCGCGTCGGTCGGCCTGCTGATCGGCTCGACCGGCATCGTCGACGTGTCGAGGTTGTTCCTCAGCGTCCCGTGTGCCGTGTTGATGGTCGCCTGGGTGCTGCTTTCGCTGCGGCTGGTCGTGCTCGCGAGACGATCCTGGGGCGGGTATGCCACGATCGTCGCGTGA
- a CDS encoding helix-turn-helix transcriptional regulator, translating to MKADVLRGHLDALLLAVLDGRKLHGYAIIEALQLRSDGALDLPTGTVYPALRRLERAGWLASEWDVVSGRKRRTYRLTRSGEQALAAERTEWREFTTVIGGVLGA from the coding sequence ATGAAGGCGGACGTCTTGCGCGGGCACCTCGACGCGCTGCTGCTGGCCGTGCTCGACGGCCGCAAGCTGCACGGCTACGCGATCATCGAGGCGCTCCAGCTGCGCAGCGACGGCGCGCTCGACCTGCCCACCGGCACCGTCTACCCGGCGCTGCGCCGGCTCGAGCGGGCCGGCTGGCTGGCCAGCGAATGGGACGTCGTGTCCGGCCGCAAGCGCCGCACCTACCGGCTCACCCGCTCCGGCGAGCAGGCCCTGGCCGCCGAACGCACCGAGTGGCGCGAGTTCACCACGGTCATCGGGGGAGTACTGGGCGCATGA
- a CDS encoding cytochrome ubiquinol oxidase subunit I, producing the protein MNALPVARLQFATTTSFHFLFVLLTLGLVTLVAVMQTRWTLGGKPELLRMTRFWGRLYVINYALGIVTGIVMEFQFGLTWTGLSAFAGDVFGAPLAIETLVAFFLESTFLGLWIFGFGRLNKWLHLALLWLVTLTAYASALFVMVANSFLQNPVGSHVESGTLRLDDFGALFSNPALVASLPHVLGAALVTGGFFVVGVSAYHFLKRTAEVEFFRRSMRIGVVTALVGSVFVINQGFAQFGELKMYQPDKLDESVVGMPLGAMIGLGFLMFTCAILGALLLVRDWITKARFLHYLMVAAIPLPFVAAIMGWLVRELGRQPWLVWGKLRTADAIADVPGGQILFSFIAFSLLFAALAAADWVLMARVAKRGPEPVGDPEEPAELPVLSGV; encoded by the coding sequence ATGAACGCTCTCCCGGTCGCGAGACTCCAGTTCGCGACGACGACTTCGTTCCACTTCCTGTTCGTGCTGCTCACGCTGGGGTTGGTCACGCTGGTGGCCGTGATGCAGACGCGCTGGACGCTCGGCGGCAAGCCCGAACTGCTGCGGATGACGCGCTTCTGGGGCCGCCTGTACGTCATCAACTACGCGCTGGGGATCGTCACCGGCATCGTGATGGAGTTCCAGTTCGGGCTCACCTGGACCGGTCTGTCCGCCTTCGCCGGCGACGTCTTCGGCGCGCCGCTCGCCATCGAGACGCTCGTCGCGTTCTTCCTCGAGTCGACGTTCCTCGGCCTGTGGATCTTCGGCTTCGGGCGGCTGAACAAGTGGCTGCACCTGGCGCTGCTCTGGCTGGTCACGTTGACCGCCTACGCGTCGGCGCTGTTCGTCATGGTGGCCAACTCGTTCCTGCAGAACCCGGTCGGCAGTCACGTCGAGAGCGGCACGCTGCGGCTCGACGACTTCGGTGCGCTGTTCTCGAACCCGGCACTGGTCGCGTCGCTGCCGCACGTGCTCGGCGCCGCACTGGTGACCGGCGGGTTCTTCGTGGTCGGCGTCAGCGCGTACCACTTCCTCAAGCGCACGGCCGAGGTCGAGTTCTTCCGCCGGTCGATGCGGATCGGCGTGGTGACCGCGCTCGTCGGCTCCGTCTTCGTGATCAACCAGGGCTTCGCGCAGTTCGGCGAACTGAAGATGTACCAGCCGGACAAGCTCGACGAGAGCGTGGTCGGCATGCCGCTGGGCGCCATGATCGGGCTCGGGTTCCTCATGTTCACCTGCGCGATCCTCGGCGCGTTGCTGCTGGTCCGCGACTGGATCACGAAGGCGCGGTTCCTGCACTACCTGATGGTCGCGGCGATCCCGCTGCCGTTCGTCGCGGCGATCATGGGCTGGCTGGTGCGCGAGCTCGGCCGCCAGCCGTGGCTGGTCTGGGGGAAGCTGCGCACCGCCGACGCGATCGCGGACGTCCCCGGCGGCCAGATCCTGTTCTCCTTCATCGCTTTTTCGCTGCTGTTCGCCGCGCTCGCGGCCGCCGACTGGGTGCTGATGGCGCGCGTCGCCAAGCGCGGCCCGGAGCCGGTCGGCGACCCCGAAGAGCCCGCCGAGCTGCCCGTCCTGAGCGGAGTCTGA
- a CDS encoding cytochrome d ubiquinol oxidase subunit II, producing MVTFFWCLLGLLTCGYFALAGYDYGVGMLLPAFEADERRRRQTLGALGPFFLANEVWLVAAVGLLFGAFPHLEGRVFAGAYVLVVTLLLGLVTFTASMQLRSRRPDARRGGWTAGIVGGALVTALSWGLFLGNLVLGLPPAGDVLAFFNPYAALWALGFVALFCLQGAVFLAVRAPAELSGRAVRLARAFSAPVFAFLVIATAWGFFALSGVTALGVGVVVLAFAAWAVARLGLSFRRHRVALLAAMVLAACPALLVGTLRFPTVLVSSAYTLSVDEAATASETFAVLAWFAVPAVLVLLVVQWLTWRAHRHPVDQRSLLHF from the coding sequence ATGGTGACCTTCTTCTGGTGCCTGCTGGGCCTGCTGACCTGCGGGTACTTCGCGCTGGCCGGGTACGACTACGGCGTCGGCATGCTGCTGCCCGCGTTCGAGGCCGACGAGCGGCGGCGACGGCAGACCCTCGGTGCGCTCGGGCCGTTCTTCCTGGCCAACGAGGTGTGGCTGGTGGCCGCGGTCGGCCTGCTGTTCGGCGCGTTCCCGCACCTGGAGGGCAGGGTGTTCGCCGGGGCGTACGTCCTGGTCGTGACGCTGCTCCTCGGGCTGGTGACGTTCACGGCGTCGATGCAGCTGCGCAGCCGCCGCCCGGACGCGCGGCGCGGCGGCTGGACGGCCGGCATCGTCGGCGGTGCGCTGGTGACAGCGCTGTCGTGGGGCCTGTTCCTGGGAAATCTGGTGCTCGGCCTACCGCCGGCCGGTGACGTTCTCGCGTTCTTCAACCCCTACGCGGCGCTGTGGGCGCTCGGGTTCGTCGCGCTGTTCTGCCTGCAGGGCGCGGTGTTCCTCGCCGTGCGGGCGCCTGCGGAGCTGTCCGGCCGCGCGGTGCGGCTGGCGCGTGCCTTCTCGGCGCCGGTGTTCGCTTTCCTCGTGATCGCCACGGCGTGGGGGTTCTTCGCCCTTTCCGGCGTCACCGCGCTCGGCGTGGGTGTGGTCGTGCTGGCTTTCGCGGCTTGGGCCGTTGCGCGGCTCGGTCTTTCATTCCGGCGCCATCGCGTGGCGCTCCTTGCGGCGATGGTGCTCGCGGCGTGCCCGGCGCTGCTCGTGGGCACGCTGCGGTTCCCGACAGTGCTGGTTTCTTCGGCGTACACGCTGAGCGTGGACGAGGCGGCGACGGCGTCCGAGACCTTCGCCGTGCTGGCCTGGTTCGCGGTGCCGGCGGTGCTCGTGCTCCTGGTGGTGCAGTGGCTGACGTGGCGCGCGCACCGGCATCCGGTCGACCAGCGTTCGCTGCTGCACTTCTAG
- the cydD gene encoding thiol reductant ABC exporter subunit CydD, whose product MPALPGLRRYLVVLTALGVLSAVLVLLQAEGLATLLTGGGVSVFLVVAVASRALLAWGHGVLSGRFAATVRGGLRRRLLDSSSDRAGVVATQITRGVDATDSYLSGYLPSLVVSVVVPIAVVVRLFTTDLVSALVVTATLPLIPVFAILVGKHTAARTSRQWSLLVKLGGHFLDVVRGLETLRVFGRASAQAATVRSMAAAHADATLKTLRVAFLSSLVLELVATLSVALVAVPIGFRLLAGGLDARTALLILVLAPEAYLPLRAAGAKFHAAAEGLTALREALLVPVVPALAGARCRRRGAPSLVFERVSVSYAGVPALSDVDLTVPAGSHLALVGPSGSGKSTLLAVLLGFVAPSAGRVLVDGVDLRSLSSSDWLADVAWVPQRPTLFRGSLASNIALGAPSADVASAARAAALDSVAAGLPGGFSAPVGELGEVLSAGQRQRVGLARALARTSSGLVLLDEPTARLDSRTEAAVLSATRQLLPGRTAVLVAHRPAMVSLADRVVELRDGRVCTEVAA is encoded by the coding sequence GTGCCCGCTCTTCCCGGACTCCGGCGGTACCTGGTCGTGCTGACCGCGCTCGGAGTGCTCTCCGCGGTCTTGGTGCTGCTCCAAGCCGAAGGACTGGCCACGCTGCTCACCGGCGGCGGGGTGTCGGTCTTCCTGGTGGTGGCCGTCGCTTCGCGGGCTCTGTTGGCCTGGGGCCACGGCGTCCTCAGTGGACGGTTCGCGGCGACGGTCCGCGGCGGCCTGCGACGGCGGCTGCTCGACTCGTCGTCCGATCGCGCCGGGGTGGTCGCCACGCAGATCACGCGGGGGGTCGACGCGACGGACAGCTACCTGAGCGGGTACCTGCCGTCGCTGGTGGTGTCGGTGGTGGTGCCGATCGCGGTGGTCGTGCGGCTGTTCACGACGGATCTGGTGTCGGCGCTGGTGGTGACGGCGACGCTGCCGCTGATCCCGGTGTTCGCGATCCTCGTCGGGAAGCACACGGCGGCGCGGACGTCACGGCAGTGGTCGTTGCTCGTGAAGCTGGGCGGGCACTTTCTCGACGTCGTCCGCGGCCTCGAGACGCTTCGGGTGTTCGGCCGCGCGTCGGCGCAGGCCGCGACGGTCCGTTCGATGGCTGCCGCCCATGCCGACGCGACGTTGAAGACGTTGCGGGTGGCGTTCTTGTCTTCTCTCGTGTTGGAGCTGGTCGCGACCCTTTCGGTGGCGTTGGTCGCGGTGCCGATCGGGTTCCGGCTGCTCGCCGGCGGTCTCGACGCTCGGACGGCGTTGCTGATCCTGGTGCTGGCTCCGGAGGCGTACCTGCCCTTGCGGGCCGCCGGGGCGAAGTTCCACGCTGCCGCGGAGGGGCTGACGGCGTTGCGGGAGGCTCTTCTCGTGCCGGTCGTACCGGCCTTGGCGGGGGCTCGTTGTCGTCGGCGGGGTGCGCCTTCTCTGGTCTTCGAGCGGGTTTCGGTTTCCTACGCCGGTGTGCCGGCTCTGTCCGATGTGGACTTGACGGTGCCCGCCGGTTCTCATCTGGCGCTGGTCGGGCCGAGCGGGTCGGGGAAGAGCACCTTGCTCGCGGTGCTGCTCGGGTTCGTCGCGCCTTCTGCGGGGCGGGTCCTGGTCGATGGCGTGGACCTGCGATCACTGTCCTCTTCGGACTGGCTGGCCGACGTGGCGTGGGTCCCGCAGCGGCCGACGCTGTTCCGGGGGTCGTTGGCCTCGAACATCGCGCTGGGTGCCCCTTCCGCCGACGTTGCTTCGGCAGCCCGGGCAGCGGCGCTGGATTCGGTGGCGGCGGGGTTGCCGGGCGGGTTCTCCGCGCCGGTGGGCGAGTTGGGCGAGGTGTTGTCGGCGGGTCAACGGCAGCGGGTGGGGCTGGCCCGGGCGCTGGCTAGGACTTCGTCGGGGCTGGTTTTGCTGGACGAACCCACGGCCCGGTTGGATTCCCGGACGGAGGCGGCGGTGCTGTCGGCAACACGTCAGTTGCTCCCGGGGCGGACGGCGGTGCTCGTCGCCCACCGCCCGGCGATGGTTTCCCTGGCCGACCGGGTGGTCGAGCTACGCGACGGCCGGGTGTGCACGGAGGTGGCGGCTTGA
- the cydC gene encoding thiol reductant ABC exporter subunit CydC — protein sequence MGAWGVSTKDFLRLLRAALLGAGAELAALALMATAAWLLLRAAERPPLGALTVAIVAVRTLALLRGGLRYAERLAGHEVVLRWLGSLRGRVYQALVPGSRYSGGDLVTRLVSDVDALQDAVLRWLLPAGVASLVGGAAVAVTAAASAKTALALAGGLLVAGVLLPWLVIRLTRRAAQEDAPKRAELAERAVELVTGRRELVAAGALKQTRARATHVVDRLAAGERKTSGKTALLTGAGTLVQLLTTAAVALLCHASVPWTAALTLAAMTSFEVVLPLIGAARRVPEIRASAARVKAVLTEPAVAQGTRKVHKGHLTFRNAGVRYAGRAPALKDLDLDLPPGKRVGILGPSGAGKTTLLRLLLGLETPTDGQVLLDGHPLTEYADLPNLVSGALADAHVFHATVRENLLLAKPQATDEELREACATADFDLDLDRDTGPDGDALSGGQRQRLILARAVLAAPRVLVLDEPVEGLDPAHGDAVLAKVLAKAAGTVVLVTHRPDHLENFDEVITLEDGRALPASAGGPRPGRR from the coding sequence CTGGGGGCGTGGGGTGTGTCCACAAAAGACTTTCTCCGGCTCCTGCGCGCCGCCCTTCTCGGGGCCGGGGCCGAGCTTGCCGCTCTTGCGCTCATGGCCACCGCCGCCTGGCTGCTTCTCCGCGCCGCCGAACGGCCTCCGCTCGGGGCGCTCACCGTCGCCATCGTGGCCGTCCGGACTCTTGCCCTGCTGCGGGGTGGTCTCCGGTATGCCGAACGTCTCGCCGGGCACGAAGTCGTCCTTCGGTGGCTCGGCTCTCTTCGCGGCCGTGTCTACCAGGCCCTCGTGCCCGGCTCGCGGTACTCCGGCGGGGATCTCGTCACGCGGCTCGTGTCCGATGTGGACGCTCTGCAGGACGCCGTCCTGCGGTGGCTGCTGCCCGCCGGGGTCGCCTCGCTCGTCGGGGGTGCCGCCGTGGCCGTCACCGCCGCCGCGTCCGCGAAAACCGCCCTCGCGCTCGCCGGTGGACTGCTCGTCGCCGGGGTTCTGCTGCCGTGGCTGGTCATCCGGCTCACTCGGCGAGCGGCGCAAGAAGACGCGCCGAAGCGGGCCGAACTCGCCGAGCGCGCTGTCGAACTCGTCACCGGGCGACGGGAGCTCGTCGCCGCCGGGGCACTGAAGCAGACCCGCGCGCGAGCCACGCACGTCGTCGACCGTCTGGCCGCCGGTGAGCGGAAGACGTCGGGCAAGACCGCCCTGCTCACCGGCGCCGGGACGCTCGTCCAGCTGCTCACCACCGCCGCCGTCGCGCTGCTCTGTCACGCCTCCGTTCCGTGGACCGCCGCGCTCACCCTTGCCGCCATGACCTCCTTCGAGGTCGTTCTCCCGCTCATCGGCGCCGCCCGGCGCGTCCCCGAAATCCGCGCCTCCGCCGCACGCGTGAAAGCCGTGCTCACCGAACCCGCTGTCGCGCAAGGCACTCGAAAGGTCCACAAAGGACATCTCACGTTCCGGAACGCCGGCGTGCGCTACGCCGGCCGGGCTCCGGCCCTGAAGGACCTCGACCTCGACCTCCCGCCCGGCAAGCGCGTCGGGATCCTCGGCCCCAGCGGCGCCGGCAAGACGACCCTGCTCCGGCTCCTCCTCGGCCTCGAAACCCCCACCGACGGCCAGGTGCTCCTCGACGGCCACCCGCTCACCGAGTACGCCGACCTGCCCAACCTCGTCTCGGGCGCCCTGGCCGACGCGCACGTCTTCCACGCGACCGTCCGCGAGAACCTCCTGCTCGCGAAGCCGCAGGCGACCGACGAAGAGCTGCGAGAAGCCTGCGCGACCGCCGATTTCGACCTCGACCTGGACCGCGACACCGGCCCGGACGGCGACGCGCTCTCCGGCGGCCAACGTCAGCGGCTGATCCTCGCCCGCGCCGTCCTGGCGGCGCCGCGCGTCCTGGTGCTCGACGAGCCGGTCGAAGGCCTCGACCCCGCCCACGGCGACGCCGTCCTGGCGAAGGTCCTCGCGAAGGCCGCGGGCACCGTCGTGCTCGTCACGCACCGCCCGGACCATCTTGAGAACTTCGACGAAGTCATCACCCTCGAGGACGGGCGAGCACTTCCCGCATCGGCGGGCGGTCCGCGACCCGGACGTCGGTGA
- a CDS encoding glucosyl-3-phosphoglycerate synthase, producing MSWFERRTWQEPGWTPEDIVTAKGDRTVSVVLPALDEERTVGDVVASVRPLVGSVVDELVVVDSGSTDATVRVAEAAGARVVRREDVLPHLPPMPGKGEVLWRSLAATSGDFVVFLDSDLVDPDPAFVPSLLGPLVTESGVHLVKGFYRRPLRLESSGGGRVTELLARPVLSALRPSLGGLVQPLGGEYAGTREFLESVPFAAGYGVEIGLLLDAESRYGLDGLAQVNLGVRKHRNRSLLQLGAMSRQILGTALARCGVPAADAPFTQFVQVDEEWLPDVTDVRVADRPPMREVLARPRG from the coding sequence GTGAGTTGGTTCGAGCGGCGTACGTGGCAGGAGCCCGGGTGGACGCCCGAGGACATCGTGACCGCGAAGGGTGACCGCACGGTTTCGGTGGTGCTACCGGCACTGGACGAAGAGCGGACCGTGGGTGACGTCGTCGCGTCGGTGCGGCCGCTGGTCGGCAGTGTCGTCGACGAGCTGGTCGTGGTGGACTCGGGGTCGACGGACGCCACCGTGCGGGTCGCCGAGGCCGCCGGCGCGCGCGTGGTCCGCCGTGAGGACGTCCTGCCGCACCTGCCGCCGATGCCCGGCAAGGGCGAGGTGCTGTGGCGCTCGCTGGCCGCGACCAGCGGCGACTTCGTCGTGTTCCTGGACTCCGACCTCGTCGACCCGGACCCGGCGTTCGTGCCGTCGCTGCTCGGGCCGCTGGTCACCGAAAGCGGCGTCCACCTGGTGAAAGGCTTCTACCGCCGACCGCTGCGGCTGGAGAGTTCCGGCGGCGGCCGCGTCACCGAACTGCTGGCGCGACCGGTGCTCTCGGCGCTGCGCCCGTCGCTCGGCGGGCTGGTCCAGCCCCTCGGCGGCGAGTACGCGGGCACCCGCGAGTTCCTGGAATCGGTGCCGTTCGCCGCCGGGTACGGCGTCGAAATCGGGCTGCTGCTCGACGCCGAATCGCGCTACGGCCTCGACGGGCTCGCGCAGGTCAACCTGGGTGTCCGCAAGCACCGGAACCGGTCGCTGCTGCAGCTGGGCGCGATGTCCCGCCAGATCCTGGGCACGGCGCTGGCCCGCTGCGGCGTCCCGGCCGCGGACGCGCCGTTCACGCAGTTCGTCCAGGTCGACGAGGAGTGGCTGCCGGATGTCACCGACGTCCGGGTCGCGGACCGCCCGCCGATGCGGGAAGTGCTCGCCCGTCCTCGAGGGTGA
- a CDS encoding lysophospholipid acyltransferase family protein: MIALLVRFVLGPLARAVYRPEVHGVENVPATGAVILAANHRAALDTGVITFATPRQVKFLGKAEYFTGKGLKGKLMAGFVGGLGYIPVERGNAQAGLAALEAARKVLDAGGVFAIYPEGTRSLDGRLHRGHTGVAALALATGAKVVPVALIGTEGLQPGGARIPRLAKISLTFGKPLDFSRYEGQDYSPAIRRSVTDEVMYQILEISGQEYVDTYHKRPSEGVA; encoded by the coding sequence TTGATCGCGCTGCTTGTCCGGTTCGTGCTGGGACCGCTGGCCAGGGCGGTGTACCGGCCCGAGGTGCACGGCGTGGAGAACGTGCCCGCGACGGGCGCGGTGATCCTGGCGGCCAACCACCGCGCCGCGCTCGACACCGGCGTGATCACGTTCGCGACGCCGCGGCAGGTCAAGTTCCTCGGCAAGGCGGAGTACTTCACCGGCAAGGGCCTCAAGGGCAAGCTGATGGCCGGGTTCGTCGGCGGGCTCGGCTACATCCCGGTCGAGCGCGGCAACGCCCAGGCCGGACTCGCGGCGTTGGAGGCGGCGCGCAAGGTGCTCGACGCCGGCGGCGTCTTCGCGATCTACCCGGAGGGCACCCGCTCGCTGGACGGCCGGCTGCACCGCGGCCACACGGGCGTCGCGGCGCTAGCCCTGGCGACCGGCGCGAAGGTGGTGCCGGTCGCGCTGATCGGCACCGAGGGCCTCCAACCCGGCGGGGCGCGGATCCCCCGCCTGGCGAAGATCTCCCTCACCTTCGGCAAGCCGCTCGACTTTTCGCGGTACGAGGGCCAGGACTACTCGCCGGCCATCCGCCGGTCGGTCACCGACGAGGTGATGTACCAGATCCTGGAGATCTCGGGGCAGGAATACGTGGACACCTACCACAAGCGGCCCAGCGAAGGCGTCGCCTGA
- a CDS encoding SDR family oxidoreductase produces MDEITLVTGANKGIGREIAGRLAALGHTVVIGARSAELGEKAAAELGTDSVVLDVTDPASVAAAASHLEERYGRLDVLVNNAAISRPPGTDLSHQSPSSADLGTLRAIFETNFFGVVTVTNTLLPLLRRSAAPRIVNVSSSAASLARNADPATELPVSAGYTPSKTALTALTLQYARELRPDGILVNAVCPGYCATDLNGHSGYRTPAQGAVSAVRMATVPADGPTGTFVDDEGPVPW; encoded by the coding sequence ATGGACGAAATCACTTTGGTCACCGGCGCGAACAAGGGCATCGGCCGCGAAATCGCCGGCCGGCTCGCCGCCCTCGGGCACACCGTCGTCATCGGCGCGCGCAGCGCCGAGCTGGGCGAGAAGGCCGCTGCGGAGCTGGGCACCGATTCGGTGGTCCTCGACGTGACCGACCCCGCGTCGGTCGCCGCGGCCGCTTCCCACCTCGAAGAGCGCTACGGCCGGCTCGACGTCCTGGTCAACAACGCGGCCATCAGCCGCCCGCCGGGCACGGACCTGTCACACCAGAGCCCCAGCTCGGCCGACCTCGGCACGCTCCGCGCGATCTTCGAGACGAACTTCTTCGGCGTCGTCACGGTCACGAACACGCTGCTCCCGCTGCTGCGCCGCTCGGCCGCGCCGCGCATCGTCAACGTCTCCAGCAGCGCCGCGTCCCTGGCGCGCAACGCCGACCCGGCCACCGAGCTGCCGGTTTCGGCGGGCTATACCCCGTCGAAGACCGCGCTGACCGCCTTGACCCTGCAGTACGCGAGGGAGCTGCGTCCCGACGGGATCCTGGTCAACGCGGTCTGCCCGGGCTACTGCGCGACCGACCTGAACGGCCACTCCGGGTACCGAACGCCGGCCCAGGGAGCGGTGTCGGCGGTCCGGATGGCGACGGTCCCCGCGGACGGCCCGACCGGCACCTTCGTCGACGACGAGGGTCCGGTGCCCTGGTGA